GGAGCGCAGCGTGTTTTCCACCGTGATCAGGAGCCGTTTGCGGCTGATCCAGAGAAGCCAGTTGCTCCGGCGGTCCTGGTCGGGGAAGAGGGCCAGTGAGACCTGTGTGGTGATCGGTGCACCGTCCCTCCCGCGGCCGATGGTCTCTCCCTGCCAGCGGCCCTTCTCCTTCAGGAGTGGGAACACCATGGTGTCGATCTTGGCGATTTCGGCAGCGGTGTAGAGTTCCCTCCACGATTTTCCGATGAGCGCGGTCGGTTCATACCCGTGCTGTGCAGCATGCGCGCGGTTCATATAGGTATAGCGACCTGTCTCGTCGAGGAAGGCGATTCCGTCGAGTGCCTGCTCGGCAGCAAAGAGAAATGTCGATCGCAGCGAGTCTGCCTGTTCAAGTTTGGCCACGTGAGTCGCGAGTTGCCGATTGCGCAATCGCAGCTCGAATTGGGCGACCACTTGGCGACCGAGCACCATCAGGGCTTTTTTATGTTGCGCAGAGAGCCGTTTCGGAACCCGATCGATGACACAGAGCGTTCCGAGGGCATGCCCATCCCGGTCGATGAGGGGTACCCCGGCATAAAATCGAATGTGCGGTTCCCCCGTCACCAGCGGATTGGTCGCGAAGCGTACATCTCCTAGCGCGTCCGGCACCTCGAACATATCTCGCTGCAAGATGGCGTGCGCACAAAAGGCGATATCGCGCGAGGTCTGGCAGACTCCCACGCCAGTCTTGGCTTTGAACCATTGACGGAGGGGATCAATCAGACTGATCAACGCGATCGGCACCTGGCAGATCTGTGCGGCCAACTGCACGAGCTCGTCAAACGGCGTTTCTGGTTCTGTGTCGAGGAGCTCATACCTTCTTAGGGCCTCGACCCGCTGTGCTTCATGGTCAGGATAGGGTGCGATCAAGGGCGTCTCCGCCATAAGGCGTGCGTGGGAATGCTGTTGTCGATGTGTCCGGCGAAACCGTCTTTCCCCGTTTTCTCTTTATCGGACATGCGCGACTGACCTTAAGGCAGGGTGGGGCGTAGCGATGTGGCAGGCCGTTCAGGGCCGGACGCTTTGATGCGAGGAGGATCAGAAATGCTCTGCGGCGCCGTACAGATCTGGCACAGGGAATATTTTCAAGGTGTTGGGGGGCAGCGCGTCGAGTGGTTGATATGAGCAAAATTCTGGATGAGACTTGAGGCTCCCGCCCATGCGTGGTATGTAAAAGATTGCCTCCAGGCACAGAGGCCGCGCCTGCTTCACACATTCAGGATGAACCGCATGACACACCACCCGTTATCTCTACTCTCACTCGCGCTCAGCTTGGTGCTGGTACAGGCCTGCAGTCACACGCCTCGGCCGCATGAAGCTGTCTGGGTCGAACCGGCGGTGGGAGAAATCTCCTTACACCGCGGGGAGAACGCGGTGCTTGCCGGCGAGTGGGAATATGAAGAAGGCGGCATGGTGGTGCCGTTAAAGTTGGATCGATTCGGCAACGGCTCGTATGATTTTAAGGACGGACGGTTTCGGACCGATGTGCTTTCCGATCACCGGTGGGCAGGGGCTTGGGCTCAGCAGGAAAATGATCGTGAAGGTGGATTTGAAATTACCCTGTCGCCGGACTTTTCAGAAGGCGACGGCCGCTGGTGGTACACCCGGATTGAAGAAGACCATGCCCCGACCAAAGCCGGTGGGCGTTTCCACGTGGTGAAGGTGCAATCGATGGCAGAGCATCATCCAGGGCCTGCCGAACACGTGCCTCAATAGCCCTTATCTGTTGTGCCCTTCCTCCGGATCCACTCGCTCATACAGTGCGGAATAGTCCACCTCTCCCAAACCATGGGCGATCGTGTCGGTGAGCAGCGATCGCACTCCCTGAAGCCCGTCCGTTGAGAGACGCGCCTGTTCGGCCGCTGCCAAAAACAAATCGACATCTTTGAGGAGATGCCGGGTTGAGAAGTTCGGCTGTTCGTACTGTCGCTTCGCCAGTCGCGGGAGTTTCTTGTCGAACATCGGGGCATACAGGGCGCTTTTTCGTAGGATGTCCATGAAGGTGTCCCGATCAACACCGCCTTCGCGAATCAGTCCGAAGCTGAGGGCGAAGGCAGCCATCTCTGTGGCGATCAGCTGATTGAGCGCGAGTTTCATGACGGCGGCTTTTCCCACCGGCCCGATCAGGCGCACATCTGCCCCCAAGATCTGAAGCAACGGCGTCCATTCGGCATAGTACTCCGGCATCCCGCCGACCATGATCAGCAGCGTGCCTGCCTTGGCCTCCGTGATGCTCCCAAGGACCGGCGCCTCGAGGTAGCGACCGCCAAGCCGCGTGACCTCTGCGTCAATCGAGCGGCTTTCCGACGGCCCGATCGTCCCCATCTGGATCACCATACGCCCGTTGATCTCGGCACTCGTACAGGGATCAAACAGAACGGCATGGATGGCGGCTGCGTCCGCCAGCAGGAGTAAGACCACCTGTGCCTTGGACATGGCTGCTGAGGCAGTCGGCGCGATACGGATGCCGCGTTGCCGGAGGGCATGGGTCTTCTCGACGGAACGGTTATAGACCGAGAGGGAATGCCCCGCGGCATGCAGCCGCTCCGCGACCGCCTCGCCCAACAATCCTGTCCCCAGCAGCGCGACCTTCATGACACACCTCCAAGGATGGTGACGCGAGCCGGCATGGTACAGAGAAGTGGCGGGGATGAAAAGGGCTAGCCCGGATTATTCATGACGATTCGTCGCGAACTCGCCAAGCCGCGTCGTGAGACCGGCGTGCGGAGCCGTGAGGGCCCGAGGTGTACTCGTGCAGTGCGTCGAGGGGCCGAGAGGCGAGCCCGTCGGCCGCAGGCTTGTCGGAACAGCGGATCGGTGAGTGCAGCAGAAGTGTTCATCAATAATGTGGGTTAGGGTGTGGACGAACGAGTGCCGGCCTGTACGACGCTATGGCGGATGACCTGTGCGCGTACCGGTGCCGACAGGCTCGACCCGATCGCCAAGGTGCCCGACAGTCTCGGATCGGAACGGTTGAAGGCAAACGGCTGGCCGGTCGGGGTCGTGGCCTGTCCCCCGCTTTCCTCAATGAGGAGGACGCCGGCGGCAATGTCCCACTCGTTGCCGCCGTTGAGCGTGATGGCCGCATCGGCTTGTCCGGCTGCGACCAGCGCGAGGGCGTAGGCAATGGAACCGATGGGGCGGCATCGAACATGAGGTTCAAGGCCTTCAAATCGGCCGACTCGCAGTTCCCAGGGATTGACGAGCACAAGCGGCCGCTCGTCCGAGGCAAATGGAGGCAGCGCAGGCACGAAGACGCGCTCCATCCGGAAGCCGCCTCCACGTATGGCCGAGAAGAATTCACCGGTCGACGGATTGAAGATTACGGCGACGACCGGCGAGCCTTGTTCGACCAGGGCCACCGACAGGCAATATTCCGGCAGGCCGCGTACGAAGGCACGCGTGCCGTCGATCGGATCGACAATCCACACACGTGTTCTGCTCAGCCGTTCATCATTGTCAGTGGTTTCCTCCGACAGCCAGCCGTCGTCAGGAAAGGCGGCCGACAACCGGTCGTGCAGGATGCGATTGACGGCGAGGTCGGCGGAGGTCACCGGTGAATGGTCCGCCTTCGTGTACGTGTCAAAGCCGGCCGCCGAGAGGCGAAGCGCTTCTCGTCCGGCCTGCTGCATGGCCTCCGACAGCAGGGCGAGTTCACGATCCATGGTGCTACAGCTCCTGTCCATGAGTGCGAAGGAACGGAGTCGGTCCCTTTGTTCACCGTACCAGGTCTTCGTGCCGGAACAAAGTCCTGACTGGTTTGGTGCCGGAGGTGGGGCTTGACCAGCACAATGCTTCCGCGTACAAGCTGCGATGACGATGAAATTGAAGCACAAACATTCCCGTAAGGCGGGACTGCCGCCTGGTACGCTGGTCCACATCGGCGAGAAAAAGTCGGACGCCGTCACCATTACCGTCTATGAGTATGGCGAAGGTCAGTTCCAGGAGCGATCGGTGGCCAAGCCGGACGAGGTCATCTTGACGGGTGAGCCGACTGTTCGCTGGGTCGACGTTGGGGGCATCCATAAGATGGAGGTGCTGGAGACGTTCGGGAAAATGTTCGGCCTCCACCCGCTGCTGCTGGAAGATATCGCGAATACCGACCAACGTCCAAAACTCGACGACTACGGCACCTACGGCTATGTGGTGTTGAAGATGCTCTACGAGGGGCAGCACGAAGGCGACATCAATGTTGAGCAGGTCAGCCTGGTGTTCGGGGAAAATTATGTGCTGTCGTTTCAGGAAAACGGCGGCGATGTGTTTCAAGGCGTGAAGGAACGGCTGCGGAACGGCAAAGGGCGTTTACGCCATGCGGGCGCCGACTATCTCCTGTATGCGCTGATGGATTCGATCGTGGATCGCTATTTCGTCATCCTGGAAAGCCTGGGAGAAAAAATCGAGCTGCTGCAGGATGTGTGTGTGACCAATCCCGGCCCGGAAACCCTGCGGGATATCCACGCCCTCAAACGGCAGCTCCTGTACTTCCGACGCTCGGTCTGGCCGTTGCGCGACCTGATGAACAACCTCTCGCGGTCGGATGGTCAGTTTTTGCAGGGCTCTACCAAGGTCTTTTTTCGCGATGTCTACGATCACATCATTCAGATCGGCGACACGGTCGAGACGCTGCGGGAAATGGTGTCGTCGATGATGGAAGTCTATTTGTCGAGCGTCAGCTACCGGCTGAACGGTGTCATGAAAGTGCTCACGATCATTACGACGATTTTTATGCCGCTCAGTTTTATTGCCAGCATCTACGGCATGAATTTCGAGCATATGCCGGAACTGAAATCCCCTTGGGGTTATCCGGCGGTGTTGGGCGTCATGGCCGCGACAGGGTTGGCGATGTTGTACTTCTTCAAACAGAAGAAGTGGCTCTGACTGGCGGGTCAGTCTAAGACCTCGACACGATCCACGAAGTAGGGCGTTTCACCGAAACAGGTGGTGGGAATATAGCGAAACTCCTTGTAGTGCAGGATGACTCGCTTACCCATCTGCCCGTCGAGCTTCTTCGCCACATTCTCATCCCACACCGTGAAGTTCCAGAGCACCGGGGCGACGCCGGGGACGGTCGTCATCGCCAGCTCACCTTCCTGTGTCTTGCAAAACCACCCCTTCCGGGACAGTTTCTGCAGGTAACCGGCGCGATCCCCGTCCGAGTAGCTCCAATTAAAGACGACCAGGAGATAGGCTGCGCCGCCGAACAACAACAACGTGAAGAGAAGTTTGGGTCTCCAGAGCCAGGCCACAGGAAACAGAAGGGTTTCCCACCACGTCATAGGACTCCTTTTCTGACGGTTACCTCACGTCTTGAAACAACCAGGGGGCTTGTGTGCGGCGGCGTTGTTCGTACGCTCCGATCTGGGCCGCGTGCTGCAGCGTCAAGCCGATCGCATCCAATCCGCGATACAGACAGTCTTTTCGAAAGGGGTCGATCTCGAAGTGATAGGTAGTGCCCTCAGGCGTCGTCACCTGCTGCGCCGCCAGGTCGATGGTCAATCGGTAGCCGTCATGCGCCGCCACGCCGTCGAAGAGGGCTTGAATCTCTGAGCCTTGCAGGACCACCGGAAGAATGCCGTTCTGGAAACAGTTGTTGTAAAAAATGTCGGCGAAGCTAGGCGCGAGAATACACCGGAATCCCTGGTCGAGCAGCGCCCAGGGAGCATGTTCACGCGAGGAGCCGCAGCCGAAGTTATCCCGCGTCAGCAGAATCGAGGCCTGTTGATAGTGCGGCTGGTTCAGGAAGAACTCAGGATCCTGCGATCCATCCTTCCGCCGCCGCCAATCGTAGAATAACCCTTCCCGCAACCCGGTGCGCTTGATCGTTTTCAAAAACTGTTTCGGAATGATCTGATCGGTATCGACGTTCAGCCGGTCCAACGGAGCGACCAGGCCGGTGAGTGTTGTGAATGCGTCCATGATTTGTCCTTTTGTGCTTCGTATCGGCCGGCCGCTGTCATCAACGGACTCGGCCTCAGGATCGACATGCCTTCCCGCTTATGACCACTGACGGATATCGACGAAATGTCCTTCAATGGCCGCTGCCACGGCCATGGCCGGCGACACCAGGTGGGTGCGTCCTCCGGCTCCCTGGCGTCCCTCGAAGTTCCGGTTGCTCGTTGATGCGCAACGTTCCCCCGGCTGCAGGACATCGGCATTCATGGCCAGGCACATGCTGCAGCCCGCCTCGCGCCATTCGAATCCAGAGTCCTTGAAAATGCGATCCAGGCCCTCTTGTTCCGCCTGCCGCTTGACGAGGCCGGAGCCGGGGACGACCATGGCGTGCACGCTGCCCGCGACCTTCTTGCCCTTGGCGAACGAGGCGGCCAGGCGCAGGTCTTCGATCCGGGAATTGGTGCAGGACCCGATGAACACCTTGTCGATTTTGATGTCGCGAATCGGCATGCCTGGCTTGAGGGCCATGTACTCGATGGCGCGCTCTGTGGCCTGACGGAGTTTCTCATCTCCCATGGTACGCGGGTCTGGCACCGTCCCATCCACGCCGGTCACCATGCCGGGGCTGGTTCCCCACGTCACTTGCGGGGCAATCGTCTCGGCGCGTAATTCGACGACGGCATCGTATTTCGCGCCGGTATCGGTGTGGAGCTGCCGCCAGGCTGCCACGGCCTGGTCCCACAGCGCCCCCTTCGGCGCCATCGGGCGGCCTTTGATATAGGTGAATGTGGTGTCGTCCGGGGCGACCATCCCGGCCCGTGCGCCGCCCTCGATCGACATGTTGCAGAGCGTCATGCGGCCTTCCATGCTGAGGGCGCGAATGGCGGCCCCTGTATATTCGATGACGTAGCCTGTTCCGCCTGCTGTGCCGATCTTGCCGATGATGGTGAGGATGACGTCCTTCGCGGAGCAGCGCGGCGAGAGTTGGCCGTCGACCCGGACTTCCATTGTTTTGGGCCGCTTCTGCACCAGACATTGCGTCGCCAGCACATGTTCGACTTCGCTGGTGCCGATGCCGAATGCGAGCGCGCCGAAGGCGCCGTGGGTTGAGGTGTGGGAATCGCCGCAGACGATCGTCATGCCCGGGAGCGTGAATCCTTGCTCAGGGCCGATGACATGGACCACGCCTTGCCGGATATCATTCATCCCGAAGAGGGTAATGCCGAACGTGTTGCAGTTATCTTCCAACGTTTGGATTTGTTTGGCGCTGATCGGATCGGCGATCGCCACGCGGCGATCGGTCGTCGGGACGTTGTGGTCGGGAACGGCGAGTGCGGCGCCGGGACGACGAGGGGTACGACCCGCGACCGTCAACCCTTCGAATGCCTGCGGCGAGGTCACTTCGTGCACCAAATGGCGGTCGATATAGAGCAACGTGGTCCCGTCGGACTCGGCTCGAACCACATGGTCGTTCCAAATTTTTTCGAACAGTGTCTGTGCTGCCATGGTCATGCTCCTTGTAAACCCGCGCCTCTGCGAGAGATTGTGGCGTTGGGCTGATGCGCGTCTATTATATATGCGACCAGGCCTGTTGCATCAAGGGCAAAGGGACAGCGGAAAAAATTGCCTCTTCAGCTTTTCACACTGCGGACCGATAAGGGTTCCATGGAACAGGAACCGATCG
The sequence above is drawn from the Nitrospira defluvii genome and encodes:
- the leuD gene encoding 3-isopropylmalate dehydratase small subunit, giving the protein MDAFTTLTGLVAPLDRLNVDTDQIIPKQFLKTIKRTGLREGLFYDWRRRKDGSQDPEFFLNQPHYQQASILLTRDNFGCGSSREHAPWALLDQGFRCILAPSFADIFYNNCFQNGILPVVLQGSEIQALFDGVAAHDGYRLTIDLAAQQVTTPEGTTYHFEIDPFRKDCLYRGLDAIGLTLQHAAQIGAYEQRRRTQAPWLFQDVR
- the leuC gene encoding 3-isopropylmalate dehydratase large subunit — translated: MAAQTLFEKIWNDHVVRAESDGTTLLYIDRHLVHEVTSPQAFEGLTVAGRTPRRPGAALAVPDHNVPTTDRRVAIADPISAKQIQTLEDNCNTFGITLFGMNDIRQGVVHVIGPEQGFTLPGMTIVCGDSHTSTHGAFGALAFGIGTSEVEHVLATQCLVQKRPKTMEVRVDGQLSPRCSAKDVILTIIGKIGTAGGTGYVIEYTGAAIRALSMEGRMTLCNMSIEGGARAGMVAPDDTTFTYIKGRPMAPKGALWDQAVAAWRQLHTDTGAKYDAVVELRAETIAPQVTWGTSPGMVTGVDGTVPDPRTMGDEKLRQATERAIEYMALKPGMPIRDIKIDKVFIGSCTNSRIEDLRLAASFAKGKKVAGSVHAMVVPGSGLVKRQAEQEGLDRIFKDSGFEWREAGCSMCLAMNADVLQPGERCASTSNRNFEGRQGAGGRTHLVSPAMAVAAAIEGHFVDIRQWS
- a CDS encoding 3'(2'),5'-bisphosphate nucleotidase CysQ; its protein translation is MDRELALLSEAMQQAGREALRLSAAGFDTYTKADHSPVTSADLAVNRILHDRLSAAFPDDGWLSEETTDNDERLSRTRVWIVDPIDGTRAFVRGLPEYCLSVALVEQGSPVVAVIFNPSTGEFFSAIRGGGFRMERVFVPALPPFASDERPLVLVNPWELRVGRFEGLEPHVRCRPIGSIAYALALVAAGQADAAITLNGGNEWDIAAGVLLIEESGGQATTPTGQPFAFNRSDPRLSGTLAIGSSLSAPVRAQVIRHSVVQAGTRSSTP
- the corA gene encoding magnesium/cobalt transporter CorA, whose protein sequence is MTMKLKHKHSRKAGLPPGTLVHIGEKKSDAVTITVYEYGEGQFQERSVAKPDEVILTGEPTVRWVDVGGIHKMEVLETFGKMFGLHPLLLEDIANTDQRPKLDDYGTYGYVVLKMLYEGQHEGDINVEQVSLVFGENYVLSFQENGGDVFQGVKERLRNGKGRLRHAGADYLLYALMDSIVDRYFVILESLGEKIELLQDVCVTNPGPETLRDIHALKRQLLYFRRSVWPLRDLMNNLSRSDGQFLQGSTKVFFRDVYDHIIQIGDTVETLREMVSSMMEVYLSSVSYRLNGVMKVLTIITTIFMPLSFIASIYGMNFEHMPELKSPWGYPAVLGVMAATGLAMLYFFKQKKWL
- a CDS encoding response regulator, with protein sequence MAETPLIAPYPDHEAQRVEALRRYELLDTEPETPFDELVQLAAQICQVPIALISLIDPLRQWFKAKTGVGVCQTSRDIAFCAHAILQRDMFEVPDALGDVRFATNPLVTGEPHIRFYAGVPLIDRDGHALGTLCVIDRVPKRLSAQHKKALMVLGRQVVAQFELRLRNRQLATHVAKLEQADSLRSTFLFAAEQALDGIAFLDETGRYTYMNRAHAAQHGYEPTALIGKSWRELYTAAEIAKIDTMVFPLLKEKGRWQGETIGRGRDGAPITTQVSLALFPDQDRRSNWLLWISRKRLLITVENTLRSPEGARPAQQPMPDRSAPSDPYPLHILLVEDMEDNRVLITFLLKALPYRFDLAENGAVGVKKFQAGQYDLVLMDVQMPVMDGYEAVHSIRAWEAEQGRDATPIIALTGNGLTEDIEKAQAVGFTAHLTKPIKKHTLLEAIQQHVIVRTKEAAL
- a CDS encoding NAD(P)-dependent oxidoreductase yields the protein MKVALLGTGLLGEAVAERLHAAGHSLSVYNRSVEKTHALRQRGIRIAPTASAAMSKAQVVLLLLADAAAIHAVLFDPCTSAEINGRMVIQMGTIGPSESRSIDAEVTRLGGRYLEAPVLGSITEAKAGTLLIMVGGMPEYYAEWTPLLQILGADVRLIGPVGKAAVMKLALNQLIATEMAAFALSFGLIREGGVDRDTFMDILRKSALYAPMFDKKLPRLAKRQYEQPNFSTRHLLKDVDLFLAAAEQARLSTDGLQGVRSLLTDTIAHGLGEVDYSALYERVDPEEGHNR